The window GGAGGAGAGGCAGGGaaaggaggcggcggcggctgccGCGGCGGCGGCCGCCTGGGCCGGGATGCCCGGGTAGAGGAGCGGGATGGGGGCGGCGGGGTACAGATACTTCTCCAGGCTGCTTTTATCCAGGAAGGGCTGCATGTAGGCGGCGGCAGCCGAGGGGGAGATGAAGTAGAAGGGCAGGCAGAAAGGGGCCGCCGCCGGCTGTCCGAAGggggccccgccgctgcccgccCCCAGGGCCATCAGCGAGCCCAGCAGGGCGGCGTCGGGTCTGAccagcgcggccgccgccgccgccgccgcctcggctCCCCGCGCCGCCAGCCCCGGCGGGCCGGGCATGGGGCTCCCGCCGCGGTCCAGCTTCAGCCGCTTGGGCGCGGGGGGCACCTCGTCCCCCGACGGCTCCTGCTTGATGGCCAGGGCGGGCAGCGCTGCGCAGGCCGCCGCCGCGGGGCCGCGCTCGGGGCGCGCCTCGCCCTCGCCGCCGTAGCCGCTGTCCGTGTCCGTGTCGGTCTCGGCGCTGAACTCGGCGGCGTGAGTCCGCTGGATGACGGGCACGCAGTTAGCCTGGCCCTCCGGCTTGTGGCCCGGCGCGCAGGGGGGGGCGGgcggggaggaagaggaggaggatccCTTGCTGAGGGGGCCCGGCGGCGGGGACAGGAGCTGAGGGCCGGGGAGGAACTGCGACGAGATGGAGTGCAGGTGGCCGAGGAGCTGCGCGCATCGCTGCTCGCGGGGGGTCCAGCTCTCGAAGCGGGAGAGGTACTGCAGCACTTCCTT of the Melospiza melodia melodia isolate bMelMel2 chromosome 4, bMelMel2.pri, whole genome shotgun sequence genome contains:
- the BHLHE41 gene encoding class E basic helix-loop-helix protein 41 is translated as MDEGIPRLPERQLLEHRDFIGLDYPALYMCKPKRGVKRDESKETYKLPHRLIEKKRRDRINECIAQLKDLLPEHLKLTTLGHLEKAVVLELTLKHLKALTALTEQQHQKIIALQNGERSMKSPVQADLDAFHSGFQTCAKEVLQYLSRFESWTPREQRCAQLLGHLHSISSQFLPGPQLLSPPPGPLSKGSSSSSSPPAPPCAPGHKPEGQANCVPVIQRTHAAEFSAETDTDTDSGYGGEGEARPERGPAAAACAALPALAIKQEPSGDEVPPAPKRLKLDRGGSPMPGPPGLAARGAEAAAAAAAALVRPDAALLGSLMALGAGSGGAPFGQPAAAPFCLPFYFISPSAAAAYMQPFLDKSSLEKYLYPAAPIPLLYPGIPAQAAAAAAAAAASFPCLSSVLGPEKAAAAATGLPPTPHLPHPFAAAAEPAEEPEPAAAEEPGAEGP